In Desulfotomaculum sp., the genomic stretch ATGTTTGAAATAGACTTGCGCAGTCGTGAACCTATCTACGAACAACTGGTCGGGAAAATTAAAGAGCTTATTATAAACAACGTACTGAAACCTGATGAACAACTGCCCGCTGTGCGGGTCTTGGCCAGCGAGTTAACCATAAATCCTAACACGATCCAGAAAGCATACCGGGAATTGGAACACCGCGGATATATCTATTCCATTCCCGGCAAGGGCAATTTCGTGAAACCCGCCTGGCTGGAGAATAATGCTGCCCGTTTGATAGATTTGTCAAAAGAGCTGAAGAGAACTGTGTCGGAAATGCGCTACCTGGGCATAACTGACCAGGAAATCTTTGCTCTTATTCAAACAAGTTTGCCCCAGGATAAAGGAGGTAAAGCTAATGATTGAGGTTGAAGGGGTCAGTAAACGTTTTCAGGAGATAGAGGCCCTAAATAGCGTGACTTTGGCGGTAAAAAAAGGCTCTATTTACGGCCTGGCCGGTACCAACGGCGCCGGCAAAACAACCTTGTTGAAGATTCTGACCGGTGTCTACAGACAGGATTCCGGCCAGGTTAAGTATGATGGTGAAAATATATTTGAAAACAACAATCTGAAGGCGCGCATTGTTTTCATACCCGATAACCCCTATTTTTTTACTAATTATACAATTGACGATATGGCGAATTTCTATTGCCGGATTTATCCCCGCTGGGAACAGGAACGTTATCTAAAGCTGCGGGATGCTTTTAATATTGATATGAAACGCCGCATAAGAACGCTCTCCAAAGGTATGCAGCGCCAGGTGGCTTTCTGGTTGGGTTTGTCGATTGCGCCGGATATCATGATGCTGGATGAACCCCTGGACGGACTGGATCCGGTAATGCGGCAAAAGGTAAAAAACCTTATTATTCAGGATGTCGCCGAGAGGGAAATGACAGTTATCATCTCTTCCCACAATTTACGCGAACTCGAAGACGTCTGTGATGTTATCGGTATTTTGCACCAGGGTAGAATGCTTATCCAAAAGGACCTGGACGACCTGAGGGCAGATGTGCATAAGATCCAGGTTGCTTTCAGCGATGGAGTTCCCGAATCGTTGCTTCAGGACATGCAAACGCTGCGCCAGGAAAGAAAAGGCAATGTGTTGATCATGGTTGTGCGCGGCTCCTATGATGAAACCGTCCGGCGCATACAGGCTTATAATCCGGCTATTTTGGACATCCTGCCCCTTACTCTGGAAGAGATATTTATATACGAAATGGGGGACTGCGGTTATGAAATTAAAAACATCCTTTATTAATCGAGGCGTCCTGCTTAATAATTTCAAGAGTTTTAGCTGGGTTGGAGCGGTTTACCTTCTGGGTCTGCTCTTAAGCGTCCCTTTAAAAATAATTATGCTGTATAGTAATGCGGAAGGCGCCATTCTCTCCCAAGATCCGGTAATATATTTAAGGATATTCTCACACTACGATTTTTGGCAGTTAATGATTTTGATTATTGCCCCTGTGCTGACAGCCCTCCTGCTCTTCGGCTATCTTCAAAACGGCAAAGCGGCCGATATGGCGCACGCCCTGCCTGTCAAGCGGGAGACACTTTATCATACTCATATCCTGGCCGGGCTGATCTTTCTGTTTGTTCCGCTCATAATCACCGCTCTGGCGGCCTGGGCGCTTGTCGCCGGATTGGGCATTCCAAAGGTCAGCGGTCAGGATATTGCTACCTGGCTGGCGATCAGTCTGCTCTTTAACTTGCTTTATTTCATAACCGGTGTGGCCACGGGCATGTTTACCGGTTTGTCGGGCGTTCAGGGTGTCTTGAGCTATATTTTACTTTTGCTCCCCTCAGGACTTTCCATGCTGCTGCTGCACAACATGAGTATGCACACTTACGGCTTAGCTTTTGACAGCTATATGCAGTCCGTAAACATTTCGCCACTGGCTGAAATGTTTAATTACCCGATCCATAAAACCGAAATAGCGGCATATCTTCTGGCGAGTATAGCATTGTACCTGCTGGGCTTGTATTTATACAGGCGGCGTCAGTCGGAGGCTGCCGGCAGCGCGATCACTTTTGACGCCCTGCGCCCGTTTTTTAAATACGGAGTCACATTTTGCTTTATGCTATTTGTAGGCAGCTATTTTTACCAGACTCAAGGCAGCCTGGGCTGGGCCTATTTTGGTTACTTACTGGGTTCCCTGCCGGCTTACCTGGGGGTTGAGATATTGCTGCAAAAGTCCCTGCATGTTTTCAAGCCAAAGATCATCAAGGGCTTCGGCATTTATGCTTTAATTGTGATTATTTGTATCGGCGCCCTCCGGTTAGACTTCACCGGCTACGAAAGGAGGCTGCCTGAACTGGCTGAAGTTGAAAGCGTATTTATGGATAATGTTTTTTACCCGCCATCTCTTCTAAATATGGCGCAAACACGCCATGCTGTCAATTATAAATACGACGATATGAACCCAGTCGCTCCGTTTGAAAAGCCTTTGCCCATATATACCCGGGCGGAAAATATAGCTGACGTTTATGCGCTGCACCAAAAAATAGTCAGCAACCGAACGATAGAAAAAGCAGCTATGCAAGACAGACATAGAAATAGCTTTGTTACGGGAGCGAGAAGACCTCTCTACTTCATTTATTATCTTAAAAACGGTTCCCATATTTGCCGCCAGTATAAAGTTAACCTCCCCGACTATGCGCGGCAGCTGAAATCCATTTACGAATCACGCGAATACAAAATCTTTCATAACGCTATTCTGAGTATAAACCCGTCCGAAATAAAAATGCTGGAGATTAATGCGAACGAAACGAATAAAAGTGTGCGCATTGTAGACCAAAAGCTTATTCAGCAGGCTGTCGCCGCTCTGCAAAGTGATATAATGAAGCAGTCCTACGAGGAAATGATAGACGACCGGCAGAGCTGGGCCAGTATTAATATCGTTTTAAAAAATAACGACACCACAGGGCTTGTGTGGGAAAAAACCTATGTTAATTTTGAGCAATGGTTGAAGAATACCGGTGAATATAATAACGCCCGGCTGATTGCCCGCGATGACATCCAGTATGCCGTCGTGACGAAACAGACCGGCGCCGGAGAAGAAGGAACGGAGGCATATCGACTTTATAAGGAGGAGCCCCAACAATTACTTTTGAATGCGGAAAAAACTCCCGGGCATTTAAAGTTAATTGACCCGGAAAAAATGGAAGTTTGCCTGCGTCAGTATACAACAGATATCTATCGCTACCCGAAGCCGTATAATGTGGTTTTTCTGCTGAAAAACGGTGACATTTTTACCGGAGGTTTTACAGAAGCTGATGCCCCCACTTTTGTCAAGGAACATTTTACCCGCTAACGTGAATTTACCATAACTTTCGCGAAAAAGTACTCTTAAGCCAGTAAACACAATCACTCAGAAAAAACGGCTTGTATAAGCTAAACGTCTAATTTCACGGGGGCAGCATGGTGACGGTTCTCCTGCTTCCCCCTGCTTCCCAGTTGCATGGGATAAAGTCTTTGTTTTCCGTACCGCCACTACCGCCCCACCGGGATGGATATACGTTTCAATCAGTTTTTGAATATCTATGTTGACTTCACCGGACGTCTGTTTTTGTCCATTATCCAGATGCTTTTTTCACTTCCGTTTTTTACCCTGGCAAAAACGATACAATTATTGTCTATAGAGAAATACAGGCAATTCAGAACGGTATGAGCAGTCATTTGTAAGGACAGTCAGACTGCCGTCCGAATACATGTAGATCTGCCGCCCCTTTGAAATTGCAGGTATCCAACAACTATCGTCGTCATCAATTTTGCACTATAAAAAGATATTAAACCAATTTTTATTTTTCTAGTTTGGTTCATTGAGCTATAAACGCATT encodes the following:
- a CDS encoding ABC transporter, yielding MIEVEGVSKRFQEIEALNSVTLAVKKGSIYGLAGTNGAGKTTLLKILTGVYRQDSGQVKYDGENIFENNNLKARIVFIPDNPYFFTNYTIDDMANFYCRIYPRWEQERYLKLRDAFNIDMKRRIRTLSKGMQRQVAFWLGLSIAPDIMMLDEPLDGLDPVMRQKVKNLIIQDVAEREMTVIISSHNLRELEDVCDVIGILHQGRMLIQKDLDDLRADVHKIQVAFSDGVPESLLQDMQTLRQERKGNVLIMVVRGSYDETVRRIQAYNPAILDILPLTLEEIFIYEMGDCGYEIKNILY
- a CDS encoding GntR family transcriptional regulator, encoding MFEIDLRSREPIYEQLVGKIKELIINNVLKPDEQLPAVRVLASELTINPNTIQKAYRELEHRGYIYSIPGKGNFVKPAWLENNAARLIDLSKELKRTVSEMRYLGITDQEIFALIQTSLPQDKGGKAND